GCCTTCGTGGGCGAAACACCGGGAAATGTCGTTGGCATGTAAAGCAGGTCGCCTTCGTAAAGCGGAGGCATGAACTCGGACCCGATGTTCTGGTACGGGAAAAATCTTCCAGCTCTCTGCGCCACCGACTTGAGCCGGCCATCTGGCAGGGCTTTCGCGACGATCAGGTTCCATGGGAGGAACACCCAGGTCACAACGAGCGCGGCGGTGATAACAACCAGCCACCGCCATTTGATGACCAAATCGATCACCGGATGGTAAAGCCATGTTAGAAACCGGTTGATCGGGTTTTTTTCCTCTTTCGGAATTTTGCCGCGAATAAACCAGCCCATCAAAATTGGCGCGAGCGTGATGGAAAGAATGGCCGCAGCAGCCATGGAATAGGTCTTCGTGAAAGCGAGCGGCTTGAACAGCCGGCCCTCCTGTTCCTGCAGGGTGAACACCGGCAGAAATGAAACGGTAATGACGAGCAGCGAATAGAAGAGTGTCGGTCCAACTTCGACCGCCGCGTCCCGAATGATCTGCCAGTGCGGCTTCTTGCCCTGGTCGCGCTCCAGGTGTTTGTGCGCGTTCTCGATCATGATGATGACGGCATCCACCATCGCACCGATGGCAATGGCGATGCCCCCGAGCGACATAATGTTCGAGCTGATTCCCTGTCCGAACATGACCATGAACGAAATCAACACTGCGACAGGCAGAATAAGGATCGCGACGAACGCGCTGCGCAGGTGCAGCAAGAAGGCAAGGCACACCAGCGCCACGACGATGCTTTCCTCGAGCAGTTTTTCCTCCAGCGTCTTGACGGCGCGATCAATGAGCGCCGTGCGGTCGTAAGCGACTGTGTAGTTCACGTCGGTCGGGAGAGCTTTCATCGCCTGGTCGAGGCGTTTCTTCACGTGCTGAATGACCCGGTAGGCATTGGCGCCGTAGCGCACGACGACGATGCCGCCCACGGTTTCGCCTTCGCCGTTGAGTTCCGCGATGCCGCGCCGCATGTCCGGCCCAAGCTGCACCGTGGCCACGTCGCGAAGGAGGATCGGAACACCATTCGTGCCGACGCCCACCGCAACTTTGCGCAGATCGTCGAGTTGTTGGACGTAGCCCTTTACGCGCAGGATGTATTCGCGCTCGGAAAGTTCGAGCGAACGCCCGCCGGTTTCACCGTTGCTGCGCTCGACGGCCATGCTGAGTTCCTTGAGTGAAAGGTTGTAGGCGCGCAACTTCGTGGGATCGACCGTGATCTGATACTGTTTCACGAAGCCGCCGACCGACGCGACTTCAGAGACGCCTTCGACGGCGGTGAGTTGGTATTTCAAATACCAGTCCTGCATGGAGCGCAGTTCCCAAAGGTCGCGGTTGGTAGAGTTGATGGAATACATGAACGCCCAGCCGACGCCCGTTGCATCGGGACCGAGTGTGGGCGTAACGCCTTTGGGCAACTGGCTGCTCAGGCCGCTGAGGTATTCCAACACGCGGCTGCGTGCCCAGTAGGGATCCGTGCCGTCCTCGAAGATCACATAAACGAATGAGAACCCGTAAAACGAATAGCCGCGCACAACTTTCGAGTGCGGCACCGAGAGCATTTTCGTGCTGATGGGGTAGGTGACCTGATCCTGGACGATGTTGGGCGCCTGTCCCTCCCACTGAGTATAGATGATCACCTGCACGTCCGAGAGATCGGGGATGGCATCCAGCGGGACG
Above is a genomic segment from Candidatus Angelobacter sp. containing:
- a CDS encoding efflux RND transporter permease subunit — encoded protein: MLQRIIDFSLRNKFIVVLVTIAAVLGGVYSVRNVPLDAIPDLSDVQVIIYTQWEGQAPNIVQDQVTYPISTKMLSVPHSKVVRGYSFYGFSFVYVIFEDGTDPYWARSRVLEYLSGLSSQLPKGVTPTLGPDATGVGWAFMYSINSTNRDLWELRSMQDWYLKYQLTAVEGVSEVASVGGFVKQYQITVDPTKLRAYNLSLKELSMAVERSNGETGGRSLELSEREYILRVKGYVQQLDDLRKVAVGVGTNGVPILLRDVATVQLGPDMRRGIAELNGEGETVGGIVVVRYGANAYRVIQHVKKRLDQAMKALPTDVNYTVAYDRTALIDRAVKTLEEKLLEESIVVALVCLAFLLHLRSAFVAILILPVAVLISFMVMFGQGISSNIMSLGGIAIAIGAMVDAVIIMIENAHKHLERDQGKKPHWQIIRDAAVEVGPTLFYSLLVITVSFLPVFTLQEQEGRLFKPLAFTKTYSMAAAAILSITLAPILMGWFIRGKIPKEEKNPINRFLTWLYHPVIDLVIKWRWLVVITAALVVTWVFLPWNLIVAKALPDGRLKSVAQRAGRFFPYQNIGSEFMPPLYEGDLLYMPTTFPGVSPTKAREIIQVTDRIIKTFPEVENVFGKIGRADTATDPAPMDMVETTIRLKPEEQWPAVDIKDDSGSVVAHRRRTADELENAMNSAVQIPGLNNLWTMPVKTRIDMLSTGIKSPVGIKVGGPDLAVLERIGTEIEAVVRGVP